In the Pseudorasbora parva isolate DD20220531a chromosome 5, ASM2467924v1, whole genome shotgun sequence genome, acacacacacacacacacacacacacacacacacacacacacacacacacacacactgcccctaaacctacccatcacaggaaacattctgcatttttactttctcaaaaaatcatcatttagtatgtttttaaggccatttgaattatgaggacatttgatatgtcctcataaaccacatttatagagtaataccagtgtaatacccatgtagttatacaaatttgtgtcctcataaaccacataaacagcctcacacacacacacacacacacacacacacacacacacacacacacacacacacacacacacacacacacacctctgtaTATCAGTCAGGTtctgccctctgctggtcatGTGATCACACTGCATCTGAACTCTGCCAGGGCTGCTTTAGTCTCATTGATAGTTTGTTCAATGTTATTCGTATATCTCCTGTTTTACTAATATGattggttgttttttttcttcttcatcatttttttatgatctattttatttctagaaactaaaattttattttaagatttgAGTTTTAGTTAAGGATGTGTAACAGTATCACACACAGGCCACGGGCGATACATCTACTATATGACTTTTGTAAATGTTTATGTTATACAGTATGTTGCTTACAAAAATCAACTGCAAACAGCAATGCACAAAACATATAATATACTatgtacactgatcaggcataacattatgactgctCATGATCACTAATATTCCTAACATTGTGTTGGTCGCCCTGAGCCGTCTCtgatggactcctctagacccctgaaggcgtgctgtggtatctggcaccaatatgttagcagcatatCCTTGAAGTCCAGTAAGTTGCAAGGtgtggcctccatggatcggactttaTTTGTCCCGCAGTGGGGAAGTTGCATTTGGGACCAGCAGGGGTACAATAATAAAATAGCAGTATTATAATAAAACATACAACTAAAATAGACTATACATAGTTAATGCTAACATTTATCACAcgttaaaaaaattacacatttaaataGTACAAAAATATTGCAgctgtaaaaaaagtttaatgttAGCAGTGTTCATTGTACAGTCTGACTGCAGCAGGCATGGGCGTCGCTAGGCCCATTTTAGGCCctaaacttatgcctcagcccccctaaaatatatgtgattaacctttaaaacatatgaagcTGGCGGGAGGCTTCGGCTTCGGCTTCGGCTTCGGCTTCGGCTTCGGCTTCGGCTTCGGCCTCGGCCTCGGCTTCGGCCTCGGCCTCGGCTTCGGCTTCGGCTTCGGCTTCGGCTTCGGCCTCGGCCTCGGCCTCGGCCTCGGCCTCGGCCTCGGCTTCGGCTTCGGCTTCGGCTTCGGCTTCGGCTTCGGCCTCGGCCTCGGCCTCGGCCTCGGCTTCGGCTTCGGCTTCGGCTTCGGCCTCGGCCTCGGCCTCGGCCTCGGCTTCGGCTTCGGCCTCGGCCTCGGCTTCGGCTTCGGCCTCGGCCTCGGCCTCGGCCTCGGCTTCGGCTTCGGCTTCGGCCTCGGCCTCGGCCTCGGCCTCGGCCTCGGCCTCGGCCTCGGCTTCGGCCTCGGCCTCGGCCTCGGCTTCGGCTTCGGCTTCGGCTTCGGCTTCGGCCTCGGCCTCGGCTTCGGCTTCGGCTTCGGCTTCGGCCTCGGCCTCGGCTTCGGCTTCGGCTTCGGCTTCGGCTTCGGCTTCGGCCTCGGCCTCGGCCTCGGCTTCGGCTTCGGCTTCGGCCTCGGCTTCGGCTTCGGCTTCGGCTTCGGCCTCGGCTTCGGCTTCGGCTTCGGCTTCGGCTTCGGCTTCGGCCTCGGCTTCGGCTTCGGCTTCGGCTTCGGCTTCGGCTTCGGCTTCGGCCTCGGCTTCGGCTTCGGCCTGAGCGCGAACTTCAGCAGCGCAACTCCACGTCAAGTAAGATTAATATAGCCGATGCTgctaaactaaacattcatgattgacagctgctgctcaaagtcagaaatgtttaacaaaataaaaactatttcaggcaaatgaataaacttttgtctaatttcgccatttttaactgaaaatatgcctatgtgattcataatgtaggcctTAATGAACAAGAAATAtcaacaaagccattttcatcagattaggcatgagattaataatgaatgcgtatatattttaaattaatataattctatttgttacattcagtaaataaataaaaagctatTTCAGCCTGTATTAGTACTAAtgaatgtgttcatattgtgaatttaataaacttaaaactttaataaacagtaaattaacgtGTCTAAGAAAATGATTCATgaaacatataaatatcagaatgttaatatgtaaaccatatgttTACTTTATTCACTGACAAACGGAACAAAAtatcagtcaaagctcagcgttaTGAAGAGGCAGGGCGAGATAAAAACAGAGAACAGAGAGATGTGGACGTAAGAAAGACAGATAATCTACTGCCCAGTGACGTGGTTTTCAAGATAttttcagaacatcttaaaatgcacaatatgtagatcatagaaatcaacatTTTCTGGGGGGAGCGTGacccccgaacccccctaacATCTGGGATCTATAAACCTGCCTTACGTTACTGGCtatgattaatgcatgtacagtatggcCATGCATAAGGTGTTAACATTTGCTTAAGTGatgataaacagccaatatcttctGGGTATGCATGTTTGAAAGCTATTACTTAATAGcgcaatttggaccctaaactaaatatGTTACCATTtccattttcatttcattttcagTTACCATTTTAAATAGTGTTACTATCCTCACTGGGGGCTGAGCCGCCCTAAAATGAGAATCCTAGAGACGCCCCTGGCAGCAGGAAAAGCTCCTGTGTAATCTCTTCTCCtcacaaaaaaacactaaaaataaaacatttgaaaattGTTTGCTGAAGTTTTCCAAAACGTTATTTTGATCGAGGTGCCAAACCCTCGCTAGTAACTTATCTATAAACAAAAAGAGAAACGTTTCAACAAAGTCAGAGAATGTCCTCCAAAGGACAGTGAGGAGGAAGCTGGACGAGGTCATCAGGAAGTCCAGATCTGTCCTGGGCCGTCCTCTGGCCAAGCTCTCATCAGTGCTGGTCCATGGGTCACACCCCTATGCAGACACACTGTCAGATCCATcctgtttgttcagctcatcccacagacgctcgactggattgagatctggggaatctggaggccgagtcgatgCCTCAAACtggtcgttgtgctcctcaaaccattcctgaagcatttgtgctttgtgtcaggagcattatcctgctggaagagccacagccaccagaataccgtttccatcaaaggctgaacatggtctcagcaatacttaggtaggtggagcgtgtcaaagtaacatccacatggatggaggacccaaggtttcccagcagaacattggccaaagcatcacactgcctccgccggctcgccttcttcccatagtgcatcctggggccatgtgttcctcaggtaagccacacacacacacacacccggccatccacgtgatgtagaagaacacgtgattcctcagaccaggccaccttcttccatcgctccgtggtccagttctgatgctcacgtgccactgttggtgctttcggcggggtcaggggtcagaggtcaccctgactggtccatacgcctcaaactgagctgctctgtgtattctgacagctttctatcagaaccagcattaacttctggagcagtttgagctccagtagctggtctgtttgatcggaccccacgggccagccttcgctccccacggtcatcaatgagccttggccgcccatgaccctgtggccggttctccactggtccttccttggagcacttttgatagatactgaccactgacCATAAATTATTTTAGATTAGTATCAATGGATGGATATTTACTCTTCTTTTTATGTAAAAGCAACTCTGGATTCTTCGTTCTCAGAGGACTTTCTTCGTGTTTTCTGGTGTTCATAAACTTTCCAGCGTTTAACGTTCTTATACTGTTGTGATAATCTGAACACAATCACAACGATTTTAGTTTTGTTTCCTAGTTTTTTAATCATCAGATTAAATAGATCCATATAATAATGTCAAGTGTTTTTATTGAGCAAGAAGCCAAAGCAAATGAAATGAAAGACTGTGCCCTCTAGTGGCAAAAACCGATCTCTTGGCCTGTCCTTCCCTTTATGAAGCTGAGGCTTGCTTCGGTTCCTTTGCTCCTGGCTTTGGCCTTGGTTTGTTTAGTTTgattctgtaattaatttaatcTGGGTTCTGTCTGGTGTCATGATTTATCAGGTGTTGGACAGAATTAAAGTTTGATTTCTTTTATATAGTCTTTCTACTTATGTTAAGAAACCCAACCTGCCGGTGTGCTTTAGTTCATGGCTTTGAGCCGCTCTTCAGAACGGGAGCTACGTGAACTGATCCTGACCCAGGGTTAGAGATTATAAAGTCTAGAGAAAAACCATCAacacatgtaaataaataaataagattaaaataatGAAGCTATAAGTCATAGACCAGCTAAAACATTACTGCTGAAagtcagaaatacattttaaaacgtttttattatttatttttgtgcatgATTTATGATAATTCATGTTATcacttatttaaataaatgtaaacacaacacacacgttAGGGGTCTTgctgacagagagagagagagagagagagagagagagagagagagagagagagagagagagagagagagagagagagagagaga is a window encoding:
- the LOC137075889 gene encoding uncharacterized protein, with translation MKLAGGFGFGFGFGFGFGFGFGLGLGFGLGLGFGFGFGFGFGLGLGLGLGLGLGFGFGFGFGFGFGLGLGLGLGFGFGFGFGLGLGLGLGFGFGLGLGFGFGLGLGLGLGFGFGFGLGLGLGLGLGLGLGFGLGLGLGFGFGFGFGFGLGLGFGFGFGFGLGLGFGFGFGFGFGFGLGLGLGFGFGFGLGFGFGFGFGLGFGFGFGFGFGFGLGFGFGFGFGFGFGFGLGFGFGLSANFSSATPRQVRLI